TGACTGTTTGCATATACTCTCCTACTTTTTTGCACTGCAGATAAACACCGTTGCGATCATTACTTGTTACTTAGGGAATTCTTTAATGCCAAAACTATTTTTTGCACCTCATGCTGTGTCAATCCTAAGTAACTGGGCAGGTTGATTCCTCGTTGATACAAATCATAACTAACAACATTTTCCGGAACACTCTTATACATAGGAAACATACTAACAGGATAGAAAAAAGGCCTTACAGCAATTAATTTTGCATTCATACGGTCAATAACGGAGTCCCTTTTCTCCAGCGTCATATCCCATGAACGCCCAAAGACTACAGTGGGCATCCAGTATCCGTTAGTCGTATTTGCGGGCTCTTCGTTGAGACTGATATCAGGAACCCTGGCAAACTCTTCTTTATACCAAGTAAAAACTTCCCGTTTACTGGCAATCAATTCATCTGCTCTTTCAAATTGAGCAAGACCGAGGGCTGCATCAATGTTGGACATTTTATATTTAAGGCCGATCTCATCCACCCAGAAAAATTTAGCGCCGGCTTTTCGTCCCTGATTCTCAATAGCGCAGACTGTCGCAGCAAGATCTTCTCGATTGGAAAGCAGGATACCGCCCTCCCCCGAAGTCAAAGTCTTAGTTCCATGCAAAGAAAACACGCCAAAATCTGCAACAGTGCCCGCATAACGATCACCCCACCTTGAGCCGATTGCCTCTGCAGCATCTTCAATAACAGGCAGGCCGTGCTTTTCCGCCACATTCATAATCGAGTCCATATTGCACATATTTCCATACAGATGGGCGGCGATAACGGCTTTTGTCTTCGGGGTAATACTTG
Above is a genomic segment from Marinifilum sp. JC120 containing:
- a CDS encoding DegT/DnrJ/EryC1/StrS family aminotransferase, yielding MNIPCAKPSITSHEIDYVTDAVTNGWGAECYGYLSRFKEYLGSFFDSPHVWPVSSCHGALHMALMALGIGAGDEVIVPDTTWVGSVFPVSWTGATPVFVDVKEDTWCLDPDKIEASITPKTKAVIAAHLYGNMCNMDSIMNVAEKHGLPVIEDAAEAIGSRWGDRYAGTVADFGVFSLHGTKTLTSGEGGILLSNREDLAATVCAIENQGRKAGAKFFWVDEIGLKYKMSNIDAALGLAQFERADELIASKREVFTWYKEEFARVPDISLNEEPANTTNGYWMPTVVFGRSWDMTLEKRDSVIDRMNAKLIAVRPFFYPVSMFPMYKSVPENVVSYDLYQRGINLPSYLGLTQHEVQKIVLALKNSLSNK